From the genome of Papaver somniferum cultivar HN1 chromosome 2, ASM357369v1, whole genome shotgun sequence, one region includes:
- the LOC113348945 gene encoding GPN-loop GTPase QQT2-like, protein MEIDSASKPVEEPVILMQTDSAETSNTQSEDILLNTMGKLAIDETATFKKKPVIIIVVGMAGSGKTTFMNRLVCHTRGSNIRGYVVNLDPAVMTLPYGANIDIRDTVKYKEVMKQYNLGPNGGILTSLNLFATKFDEVVSVIEKRAEQLDYVLVDTPGQIEIFTWSASGSIITEAFASTFPTVIAYVVDTPRSSSPVTFMSNMLYACSILYKTRLPLVLAFNKTDVAQHEFALEWMKDFEVFQAALDSDNSYTSTLTRSLSLVLDEFYNNLRSVGVSAVTGAGMDAFFKTIDASADEYMETYKKDLDKRREEKQRLEEERRRQNMDKLRKDMEKSGGESVVLSTGLKDKPTTSKSMMDEDEDEEDEDWEDDIEDDFGTITDDEEIGDDDDDEVVASYNF, encoded by the exons ATGGAGATAGATTCTGCGTCTAAGCCAGTGGAGGAACCTGTAATACTGATGCAGACTGATTCTGCTGAAACTTCCAACACTCAG TCTGAGGATATTCTTTTGAATACAATGGGGAAACTTGCAATTGATGAAACTGCTACTTTTAAGAAGAAGCCTGTTATTATCATTGTCGTTGGAATGGCAG GTAGTGGGAAAACAACGTTTATGAATCGATTGGTTTGTCATACAAGAGGATCAAACATACGAGGATATGTTGTTAATCTTGATCCAGCAGTTATGACACTTCCATATGGTGCAAATATTGATATTAGAGATACTGTCAAGTACAAAGAAGTCATGAAACAATATAATCTGGGGCCTAATGGTGGGATTTTGACATCACTTAACTTGTTTGCAACTAAATTCGACGAG gtTGTGTCAGTCATTGAGAAACGTGCCGAGCAGCTCGATTATGTACTTGTGGATACTCCTGGTCAGATTGAAATATTTACTTGGTCAGCTTCAGGGTCGATTATTACTGAAGCTTTTGCTTCCACTTTCCCCACTGTGATTGCCTATGTGGTTGATACACCTCGTTCATCAAGCCCAGTTACATTCATGAGTAATATGCTCTATGCCTGTAGCATACTCTACAAGACACGATTGCCTTTGGTTTTGGCCTTTAACAAGACTGATGTGGCTCAGCATGAGTTCGCTTTGGAG TGGATGAAAGATTTTGAGGTATTTCAAGCGGCACTGGATTCTGACAACTCGTACACATCAACCTTAACAAGAAGCCTCTCACTTGTCCTGGACGAATTCTACAACAATCTCCGCTCAGTCGGTGTATCTGCAGTTACTGGAGCTGGTATGGATGCTTTCTTCAAGACCATAGACGCAAGTGCTGATGAGTATATGGAGACCTATAA GAAAGATCTTGACAAGAGACGGGAAGAGAAGCAGCGGTTGGAAGAGGAACGCAGGCGACAGAACATGGATAAGCTAAGGAAGGACATGGAGAAATCTGGTGGAGAATCCGTGGTTCTGAGTACTGGGTTGAAGGACAAACCAACCACTAGCAAGAGCAtgatggatgaagatgaagacgaggaagatGAAGATTGGGAAGATGATATTGAGGACGACTTTGGTACGATTACTGATGATGAAGAAATAGGtgacgacgatgatgatgaagttgttgCAAGCTACAACTTTTAG
- the LOC113351838 gene encoding uncharacterized protein LOC113351838, giving the protein MHEENSDGSDDAASQTSNLKKRSRHDDGNALEMAKGLHEKFKLLLDKLKKFELPLSGAKYTWSRPPNKKSKIDRFVFSSGWEDHFPNIILKRLARPFSDHFPIELCVLDSDWGACPFRFQLAWLEGTAGECFAKKLNTLKEKLKVWNRDVLGSIDRALDTALTKLKELDDLDDDRGLTEVEEDMLVTAKVDFEVAHRRQNILLRKKSRIRYFRDGDRNTKHFHRVVKGHRAFNNINNLRKNGRWTGNKDEIKMGIANHFELAFKEISNNRPRIKNMCLKCIDENASIWLERPFNEEEVMNSIKDLGIVVLRVRMDFL; this is encoded by the exons ATGCATGAAGAAAATTCCGATGGTAGTGATGATGCGGCGTCACAAACAAGTAATCTTAAAAAGCGATCACGGCATGATGATGGTAATGCTTTGGAGATGGCAAAAGGTTTACATGAGAAATTCAAGTTATTACTCGACAAACTCAAAAAATTCG AATTGCCTCTTTCCGGTGCCAAGTACACGTGGAGTAGACCACCCAACAAGAAGAGCAAGATTGACCGTTTTGTTTTCTCATCGGGTTGGGAAGACCATTTCCCAAATATCATACTCAAGCGCCTTGCAAGGCCTTTTTCGGATCATTTTCCTATTGAGTTGTGCGTTTTGGATTCGGATTGGGGTGCTTGCCCTTTTCGATTTCAATTAGCTTGGCTTGAAG GTACGGCGGGTGAATGCTTCGCAAAGAAGTTAAACACTTTAAAGGAGAAATTGAAGGTGTGGAATAGAGATGTTTTGGGGAGCATTGATAGGGCTTTAGACACGGCTCTTACCAAGTTGAAAGAATTGGACGATTTAGATGATGATAGGGGTCTTACCGAAGTTGAAGAAGACATGCTTGTGACGGCTAAAGTTGATTTTGAGGTGGCTCATCGTCGTCAAAACATTTTGTTGAGGAAAAAGTCAAGAATTAGATATTTTAGAGATGGCGATCGCAACACAAAACATTTTCACCGAGTGGTGAAAGGTCATAGAGCATTTAACAACATCAATAATCTTCGTAAAAATGGACGTTGGACCGGAAACAAGGATGAAATAAAGATGGGTATTGCAAATCATTTTGAGTTAGCATTTAAAGAAATTTCAAACAACCGTCCAAGAATCAAAAATATGTGTCTAAAGTGTATTGATGAGAATGCAAGTATTTGGTTGGAGAGACCTTTTAATGAAGAGGAAGTTATGAATTCAATTAAAGATTTGGGAATTGTCGTGCTCCGGGTCCGGATGGATTTCCTTTGA